One genomic segment of Hordeum vulgare subsp. vulgare chromosome 2H, MorexV3_pseudomolecules_assembly, whole genome shotgun sequence includes these proteins:
- the LOC123426719 gene encoding protein SET DOMAIN GROUP 41 — translation MAMEMRARESVGMSEDLTRAIAPYATALHDAFLHSHCSSCFRKLPSQPPCAMSCMPCCSVQYCCSDCLRSDREVHSSSGECYFFADHLKKASPSYVTEGTSDVRASLRLLYFLEMHALVSSDSINRSSRIGGLSTIGILEVLKEGGEVAETIRKGSMLMSSARKMRTQTSVVFSNGLTVEIVALWAVMINSVEVQISDGWDLGIAVYGPSFSWFNHSCFPNASYRFALAPPNEDSVSEKPEYRAVPASKGVAADAWHAWQFEEDSTHALGKCGPRVVVRCIKPINKADEVCITYIDLLQTREARHSDLWSKYKFICSCERCTASPESYVDFILNCDFRNLNSPENAVISRASEDFDDILQQAISEYSLGDDPKACCVMIESLLSENLMGDLQQVELSRSRHILHPLHHICLRAYMTLSSAYRFRALESNTDGFKGENGAVSFKMAKAAVAYSFLLAGATHHLFLSERSFMTPLAHFLLSTGRSILDFVECVKGERRKKCIPELSLASLHVQQVQEHVIPCSTINSDQLVRSLASTCYRLSFAVLAISCAKLTLPGKDKEPYRLPLAWDSNISVSSSF, via the exons ATGGCGATGGAGATGAGGGCCCGGGAATCTGTAGGCATGTCGGAGGACCTAACACGGGCGATCGCACCTTACGCCACCGCCCTGCACGACGCCTTCCTCCACTCCCATTGCTCCTCGTGTTTCAGGAAGTTGCCATCGCAACCTCCATGTGCCATGTCTTGTATGCCCTGCTGCTCTGTTCAGTACTGCTGCTCAGACTGCTTACGCTCGGATCGTGAAGTgcattcgtcttccggtgaatgtTACTTCTTCGCCGACCACCTCAAGAAAGCATCTCCATCCTATGTCACTGAAGGCACAAGCGATGTCCGTGCTTCTCTTCGGCTTCTTTATTTTCTCGAGATGCATGCTCTTGTTTCGTCCGATTCAATCAACCGCTCCAGCAGAATTGGTGGGCTTTCAACAATTGGTATTCTGGAAGTTCTGAAGGAAGGTGGGGAGGTTGCCGAGACGATACGGAAGGGAAGCAtgctgatgtcgtctgccagaaaaATGAGGACACAAACTTCTGTTGTTTTCTCCAATGGCTTGACAGTAGAGATAGTGGCATTATGGGCAGTGATGATCAACAGCGTTGAGGTGCAGATTAGTGACGGGTGGGATCTGGGGATTGCAGTTTATGGGCCTAGTTTCTCATGGTTCAATCATAGTTGCTTTCCAAACGCTTCTTATCGTTTTGCTTTGGCTCCACCCAATGAagattctgtttcagaaaaaccaGAATACCGTGCAGTCCCTGCTAGCAAAGGGGTTGCTGCAGATGCG TGGCATGCTTGGCAATTTGAAGAAGATTCTACTCATG CACTTGGCAAATGTGGTCCAAGAGTTGTTGTCCGTTGTATAAAGCCAATCAACAAGGCGGATGAAGTTTGCATAACATACATTGATCTTCTCCAGACCAGG GAAGCAAGGCATTCAGATCTTTGGTCAAAGTATAAGTTTATTTGTTCTTGTGAGCGCTGTACTGCATCACCAGAATCATATGTGGATTTTATTCTAAAT TGTGACTTCAGGAACTTGAATTCACCAGAGAATGCTGTTATATCTCGAGCAAGCGAGGATTTTGATGATATCTTACAACAGGCAATCTCTGAATATTCATTGGGTGATGACCCCAAAGCCTGCTGTGTTATGATTGAAAGTTTGCTTTCCGAAAACTTGATGGGTGATTTGCAGCAAGTGGAACTTTCACGGAGCAGACATATACTACATCCTCTTCATCATATATGTCTTAGAGCTTATATGACACTTTCGTCTGCTTACCGCTTTCGTGCCCTAGAATCCAATACTGATGGCTTTAAGGGAGAAAACGGTGCTGTTTCTTTCAAAATGGCAAAAGCTGCAGTAGCTTATTCATTTCTTCTTGCAGGAGCTACGCACCACTTGTTCTTATCTGAACGTTCCTTTATGACCCCACTGGCACATTTTTTGTTAAGCACTGGACGGTCCATTTTAGATTTTGTTGAATGTGTAAAgggagagagaaggaaaaaatgTATCCCCGAGCTAAGTTTAGCTTCACTTCATGTTCAGCAAGTTCAGGAACACGTGATTCCATGCAGTACCATCAATTCAGATCAACTTGTGAGGAGTTTGGCAAGCACATGTTATCGTTTATCATTTGCAGTGCTGGCCATTTCTTGCGCAAAACTCACCCTGCCTGGAAAAGATAAAGAACCCTATAGACTTCCGTTGGCTTGGGACAGCAATATTTCAGTCTCTTCATCTTTCTGA
- the LOC123426720 gene encoding probable ATP-dependent RNA helicase ddx17 translates to MADEYDRSYGRSVTNSDEGGYNKTSKEDYGRSSDDTGGFNKSSNDNNDGGYKNTNTDDYSSSGGYDKSSTDSFAGGLTKSSTDDYNGSGSYNKTGAEDYSASGDYKSSTDDFSGGHNKTSTDGYGSGYKDSSTDDHKSSSDDYDGGYKNSIADAGYGEGGYNKSSTEDSQAYMKSSTEDSQAYNKSSTEDYSSGKNTSNTDDFDSSGYNKPSTGDDNDRSGGYNESGADGYATGAGKTGSDDY, encoded by the coding sequence ATGGCAGATGAGTATGATCGCAGCTACGGAAGGTCAGTCACAAACAGTGACGAAGGCGGGTACAACAAGACCAGCAAGGAAGACTATGGCCGCAGCAGCGATGATACCGGCGGCTTCAACAAatccagcaacgacaacaatgatggtgGGTATAAGAACACCAACACGGATGACTACAGTAGCAGTGGCGGCTACGACAAGTCCAGCACAGACAGTTTCGCTGGCGGCTTGACCAAATCTAGCACCGATGACTACAATGGCAGTGGCAGTTACAACAAAACTGGTGCCGAAGACTACAGTGCCAGTGGCGACTACAAGTCCAGCACTGACGATTTCAGTGGCGGCCACAACAAGACTAGCACCGATGGCTACGGCAGTGGATACAAGGACTCCAGTACCGACGACCACAAGTCGAGCTCCGACGACTATGATGGTGGCTACAAGAACTCCATCGCCGATGCCGGCTATGGGGAAGGTGGTTACAACAAATCAAGCACCGAGGACTCCCAAGCCTACATGAAATCAAGCACTGAGGACTCCCAGGCCTACAACAAATCAAGCACCGAGGACTACAGCAGTGGTAAGAATACCTCCAACACTGATGACTTTGACAGCAGTGGCTACAACAAGCCCAGCACTGGTGACGACAATGACCGCAGTGGTGGCTACAACGAGTCCGGCGCCGACGGGTATGCCACTGGAGCAGGCAAGACCGGCTCTGATGATTACTAG